In Halorhabdus rudnickae, the following proteins share a genomic window:
- a CDS encoding DsbA family protein: MPVDLSFWDDDPPESTELINRAFEAAIQQYRGVEYIRALWRRGVAAGRDINDRNVLIDLALDLGLDSGKFEEDLDEIELETGERGELPFTFMEIQGKPVPKSGRIRYSDFKTQFTFQGIEEKEAQELQGFVAEYGPVAVPEVMEVYGVQREEATQRLQNLDGVSSFKIGGEQFWTL; this comes from the coding sequence ATGCCGGTCGATCTTTCGTTTTGGGATGATGACCCTCCGGAGTCGACGGAATTGATCAACCGGGCGTTCGAGGCAGCTATCCAACAGTACCGAGGCGTGGAGTACATTAGGGCGCTGTGGCGTCGCGGTGTTGCAGCTGGCCGCGACATCAACGACCGAAACGTCCTGATTGACTTGGCCTTGGATCTGGGCTTGGACTCGGGGAAGTTTGAGGAGGATCTGGACGAGATTGAGTTGGAGACCGGTGAGCGCGGCGAGCTTCCGTTCACGTTTATGGAGATCCAAGGGAAGCCCGTTCCGAAGAGTGGCCGTATCCGGTATTCGGACTTCAAAACCCAGTTCACGTTCCAGGGAATCGAGGAGAAAGAGGCTCAGGAACTGCAAGGTTTCGTTGCGGAGTATGGGCCTGTGGCCGTTCCGGAAGTGATGGAAGTGTACGGAGTTCAGCGTGAGGAAGCTACTCAGCGTCTCCAGAATTTAGACGGTGTTTCGTCGTTTAAGATCGGCGGCGAACAGTTCTGGACCCTCTGA